The Geobacter metallireducens GS-15 region TGCAGGCCATCAAGAAGGCCCTGGACCCCAACAACATCCTCAATCCGGGGAAGATGTTCCCGGTGTAAGTAGCTGCAAGACCAACTTCATTAATAACACGGAGAGACGGAGAGCACGGAGTTCCAGTACTATCAGGAAATTAGATTCACAAATGATTTCCTCATAATTCGACGATCAGCTGGACTTCTCAAAACACTTCTTCTTTTTAGTTACGAGCTTTTCTCCGTGCCCTCCGTCTCTCCGTGTTATTCAAAAAGGTTTTCCCGTGGATCCTCTCAAACGAGTCGAAAACGAACTGAAAAAATGCGTGAAGTGCGGCGCCTGCCGGGCCCACTGCCCCGCTTTCGCCACCTTCGGCAAGGAGCCGGCCGTGGCCCGGGGGAAGGTGGCCCTGGCCCAGCACCTCCTCAAGGGGGACATCGAGCTGGACGACGCCACCTACGCCGCCATGTCCAAGTGCCTCCTCTGCGGAAGCTGCGTGGAAAAGTGTCCCAACGACGTCCCCACGGACGAGATCGTCGTGGTGGCCCGGGAGGCCCTCTCGGGCCAGCGGGGACTCACCACCTTCCACGCGGCGGTGGGGCGGGTGATCAGGAATCGCTCTCTCATGAAATTTGGCGCCGCGGCGGCCCGGATTCTCGGTCCCCTCTTTTTCCGCAAGGTGCCGGAGACCTCGGGGCTGCGGCTCCGCTTCCCGCTCCCCTTTTTGGGGGGGAAGCGCCACATCCCCTCCATCGCGAAAAAGCCGTTCCTGGACCGCCACCCCGAAGTGATTCCAGGGGAACCGGGAAAGCCGCGCATCGTCTACTTCGTCGGCTGCATGACCAACTTCTGCTACCCCCAGGTGGGGGAGGCGGCCCTGGCCCTGTTCCGGCACCTGGGGTGCACGGTTATCATCCCCAAGAACCAGCAGTGCTGCGGCCTGCCGGGAATGTCCGGCGGCGACCTGGACACGGTGCGCGGGTTGGCCGAGAAGAACCTGGCCGAGTTGGAGCGGTACGAGGCCGACTACATCATGACCGCCTGCGCCACCTGCGGCGGCGCCCTCCACAAGTTCTACCCCAACCTGGTAGGTAAGCGGCACCCGGAACTGGCGGCCCGCCTCAAGGCCATCGCCGAGAAGACCGTGGACGCGGCCCAGCTCCTGCAAAAACTGGGGCTCAATCCCGAGGAAACCGGCGCCGGCAGCGACATCCGCGTCACCTACCACGACCCGTGCCACCTGAGAACCCGCGCCATCACCCGTCAGCCCCGGGAACTGCTGCAGGGGACCCCGGGCGTGGAACTGGCCGAGATGGAGGGCGCCGACAAGTGTTGCGGCCTCGGCGGCACCTTCAACGTCTACCACTACGAGAGTTCCCTGGCCATCAACAAGATGAAGAGCGCCGCCATCATCAACACTGGCGCCGATGCGGTGGTCACCGGCTGCCCCGGCTGCATGATGCAACTCTCCGACGGGCTCAAGCAGCAACGCAACCGGACCCGCGTCCTGCATACCCTCGAGATCCTCGCCCGTTCCATCCGCCCGTAATCCGGCGAGTCGGCGGGACGGGGTTTCCATCCCTCTCCCGCCGACTCGTTTTTCCCCTCTGGAAAAATCGTTCTATAGTCTCCTCAATGACGGTATCCATCTCTCCCTCCCCGCTCCAATCCCCCGTCTATTCTGACAAATTAAGTCAAGATAAAAATTATTTTATTGACAGTACAAACCACTTTAGGGTATGTAAATGCTGAATAAAAACCAGTTTTATTTCTTTCTTCAACGGGGTAGCGGATGTCCGAATACAACATCGGGGCCAAGATCAAAAAGCTCCGTCTGGCCAAGAAGCTGACTCTCCAGGCGGTCGCCCGAGAAACAGGCTTTTCCCCCGCCCTCATATCCCAGATCGAGAACAACAACGTCTCCCCTCCCATCGCGACCTTGTCCAAGATCGCAAAATTCTTCGACGTTAAGATCAGCCTCTTCTTCTCCGAGGATGAAGAGGAATACCGCTATGAGGTGGTTCGCCGGGGCGAGCGCAAGGTGATCCCCCGGGTCATCTCCCGGGCCGGCACCAGCCAGGGGTACTCCTACGAGTCACTCTCCTTCCGCAAGCAGAACAAGAAGATGGAACCCTTCCTCCTCACCGTCACCGAAAAGGCCGCCGAGGAGAACACCTACAGCCATGATGGCGAAGAGTTCCTCTTTGTCATGAAAGGGACTGCGGAGCTACTGCTCGAAGACGAACGGATCGCCCTCGAAGAGGGGGATTGCGTCTACTTCGACTCGTCCCTCAGACACCGACTCCTCTCCAGGGACGGAAACGAAGTCCAAGTGCTGGCGGTGGTTACCCGCTAAACCGACACCCCCCTCAGACAACCCGTTTTTTTATGCAGAATCGTATACATAATCACCTTTAAACGTGCACGGAACTCAACAGGAGGGATTTCGCAATGCGACTGTTGAAAAAATCTACCAACCGGAAGGATGGCCGCGATGTCTAAGAATGCAATCAAACCGCAACTCAAGAACCCGTTTGACCCCCCCGAGAAAGTAGAATTTACCATCCCTGGCGAAATCTCTCGGACGACCGGCCCCTACGAGGAGGCGATACAGGAGGGATACGACCTCATCCAGCGCCCCATCAAGTCGGTCAAGATCGACCAGATCGAGAAACAGCACTTCAAGAAGCGGATGACCGTGTGGGAACGCCTCAAGGTCCTCTCCGACCAGGCTCCCAACGTCCTGTACCAGAACTGGGGCAAGAACCTGGACGGTGCCTCCCTGGTGACCGCCATCATGAATATCGGCGGCCGCGACGTTGCGGTCTACGGCCATGACTTCACTGTCCGGGCCGGCTCCATCGATGCCACCAACGGGAGCAAGCTGGCCAAGCTTTTCAACCTGGCCGGCGAGAAGGGGATTCCCCTCATCGGCATGAACGACTCCGCGGGCGCCTTCGTGCCGGCCGGGGTCGGCGGCCTCGACGGCTACGCCGAGGCATTCACGGCCCTGCGCAAGATCAGCGGCGTGGTCCCCTCCATCATGTGCATGTTCGGCTTCAACGCCGGCGGCGGCTCCTACCTGCCGCGGCAGGGGAGCTTCGTCATCCAGCCCAACGAGACCTTCTTCGGCCTCACCGGCCCCGGCGTCGTCAAGTCGGTCCTCGGCGAGGACATCACCCCCGACGAGCTGGGGGGGCCCAAGGTCCACGGCAGATCGGGCGTAGCCGACCTGACCGTTTCCGATGAACTTGCCGCCCTCCGCACGGCGGTCCGCCTCCTCTCCTACATTCCCGACAACAACAGCGTGGGGGCTCCATTCCAGAAGACCAGCGATCCCCTGGACCGCAAGACCTGGGAGATCAACACGCTCCTGAAAAAAGCCTTCAACTCCCCCACCGGCTTCAACACGCCGTTCGACGTCTCCATCATCATCCAGCAGATCTGCGACCACGGCGACTACTTCGAGCTCCAGCCCGAGCGGGCCAAGGAAGCGGTCACCGCCTTCGGCCGCCTCGGGGGCCAGGTGGTCGGCTTCGTGGCCAACAACTCGGCGGTGGCCTCGGGACAGATCGACTGCGACTCGGCGGTGAAGATCGCCCGTTTCGTCCGGTTCTGCAACATCTACAACATACCCATCATCTTCATGGAAGACACCACCGGCTTCCTGCCGGGGCGCGAACAGGAGAGCCGCGGCATCGTCCAGGCGGGCCGCTCCATGCTCGACGCCATCGTCGACGTCCGGACCCCGCGGATCCTCCTCATCCTCCGCAACGCCTTCGGCGGCGCCTACGCGTCCTACAACAACTACCCCACCGGCGCCGACCTGGTGCTAGCGCTTCCCACCACCCGCCTCGCCGTCATGGGGCCCGCCGGCAAGGAATTCGTCTACAAGGACGAACTGCGCAAGATTCGCGGAACCGTGGCCGAGATGGTCAAGAAGGGGACCGAGGAGCGGATCTGTGCCGGCACGGAAGCCGCGGCAGCCAAACGGGATGCCGAGAAGGAAGCCGCCGAGTGGCTCAAAGGCCAGGAAGCGACCCTGAACCAGCGGTACGAAAAAGAACTGATGAACCCGAAGGAAGGTCTAGCCCTGGGCTCCATCTCCTCCATCGTCATGCCAACCGACCTGCGCCAGGTCCTGGGCGAAAACATCGCCTTCCTGATGCGGCACTACAAGCCGTCGCCCATGTGCGGCCCGCAGCGCGAGTTCCACTAGATTATTGAATAACACAGAGACACGGAGGACACGGAGAAAAACCTCTTGAACGGTTTCACCTGCTGTGCCGAGGCTTACCCCAATTAATGGTTTTAGCCGTTCTCCGTGCCCTCAGTCTCTCCGTGTTATTGATCAGGCATTTTTCATTCTAATGAATTGGAGATAGAGACCAATGACCGACCTGTACATGAACAACCCCTTGATTCACCGGGACCGTCGTCTCGGCGCGTCCGATTCCGAGTGGGTGCGCTCCTTTGCCTGCGAGGACCTGAAGCCGCTCATCGTCTGCCGCGGCCCCATCCGCAAGGAGGCCATGGATGTCTATGAGGAGATGGGGATCACCCACTACGGTATCCTCCTCTCCGAGAAGGACTCCATCGTCTACGCCAACGCCCTGGCTCCGGAACTGCGCCAGCTGACCGATTCCAACCGGGTCCACCGGGTGCCTGACTACACCGGCGCCTCCAAGGAGGAGCGGGTCGAGCGGATCGGCCAGATCATCCAGATCGCCAAGGACAACGGGTACGACGCCATCTTCGCCGGCTACGGCTTCATGGCCGAGGACGAGGAGTTTGTCGCCGCCATCGAGAACGCCGGCCTGTCGTTCATGGGCCCCAACTCCCGCACCCAGGCCGACGCCGGCAAGAAGGACGAGGCCAAGCGGACCGCCCTCCAAGTGGGGGTCAGCGTCACCCCGGGCATCAACAACGTCACGGCCCGGACCCTGGTCAAAAAGCACCAGACCCGCGAGGCGCTCCTGGCCCTCGTGCCGGCCCAGGGGCTCGACGTGGACGCCAAGGTCCTGAAAGACACCAAACTCTCCCTTGAGGAGTTGGCCGACGCCATCCTCTACGCCTCCTACGCCAAGGGTATCGACCTCTACTCCATTGAGGAGCTCTCCGCCCAGGTGCAGGTGGAAGTGGCGAACATGTTCACCGAGTACCCCGGCAGCCGGATCCGCCTCAAGGCCATTGGTGGCGGCGGCGGCAAGGGGCAACGGATCCTCGGCGCGTCGCTGCTGAACACCAAGAAGCCGACCGAGGCCCAGGTCAGGGAAGCGGCCGCCGAGGCCCCCGGCCTGGTCCGGGAGGTCCTCAACGAGGTCAAGGCCAACGGCGTGGGGGACAACAAGAACGTCCTCATCGAGCTCAACATCGAGCAGACCCGCCACAACGAGATCCAGCTCCTGGGCAACGGCGAGTGGTGCATCTCCATGGGGGGTCGCGACTGCTCCCTCCAGATGCACGAGCAGAAGCTCCTTGAAATCTCCGTCACCCAGGAAGGGCTTGCCCTGGCCATCGACAAGGCCAAGGCTGCCGGGCGCAAGGCCGAGGTGAAGGCCCTGGAGAGCGACCTCAAGGTGCTCAAGCGGATGGAGGAAGATGCCGCCAAGTTCGGCGCCGCCGTGGGGCTCGACTCCGCTTCCACCTTCGAGTGCATCGTGGACCGGGACCGTTACTACTTCATGGAAGTGAACACCCGCATCCAGGTGGAGCACCGGGTCTCCGAGCTCTGCTACTCCCTCAAGTTCACCAATCCCAAGGACAAGAACGATTTCTTTATCGTCGAGTCCCTGGTGGAGGCCATGGCCCTGCTGGTGAAGCACAAGAAGCGGCTCCCCAAGCCGGAGCGGATTGCCCGGTTCGCGGCCGGCGCCGAGGCCCGCCTCAACGCCACCGACGCCTCCCTCTCCCCCCATGCCGGCGGCATGATACGGTACTGGTCGGATCCCATTGAAGGAGAAATCCGCGATGACCAGGGAATCTGCCTGGTCAACCCCGACACCGGCATGTTCATGCGCTACAAGGTGGCGGGCGCCTACGACTCCAACATCGCCCTGCTCCTCACCAAGGGAGAGGACCGCCTCGACAGCTACCTGAAGCTTTCCGAAGTTCTGGGCAAAACCATCCTGCGCGGCACCGACCTGGCCACCAACCTGGAGTTCCACTACGGCCTCGTCAACTGGTTCCTTGGCCAGAACGTCATGGCCAAACCGACTACCCGTTTCGTGGTCCCCTACCTGACTCTGGTGGGGCAGCTGAAGGAAGAGGCCAACAAGCTCGACACGGTCTTCGCCTTCATCCAGATGAAGAAGGCCTACGCCAGGAAGGTGGCCGCCCAGTTCCCCGACGACCCGAAGATCGCCAAGGAGATGTCCGCCATCCTCGACCGAAAGGGAACCCTGGTCACCCGCCCCATGGACCGGCTCCTGGCCGACCCGCACCTCCTCTCGGGGTGGCTCTCCATCAACCGCAGGAACTTCACCATGGAAAACGGGAAGGTAATCTGGCACGACAACCCCTTTGTGATCCTGGCAGACACCTACGAGTATCTGAACATGTCCTACGACCCGGCGGCACCGGCAGCCGACGTGATCTGGGACCATGACAACGACCTGCTCCAGAAGGGACTCCGCTTCTACACGACCCTGGCCGGCCATTTCAAGCTGGGGCTCCACGAGTTCGACGCCCTTTCGGCCATCCTCGTCAAGGAGAAGCCCCAAGGCGGGTTCTCCGACGAACGGTGGCTCGAAATCCAGTCCGCCCACATGGGCTTCGAGGCCGGGCTTGAACTCCTCGGCATGCTCTTCATCATCGCCGATACCGTCAAGTTCTGGGACTTCAAGGTTGAGGACGACCTGGAAGTCACCATCCCCGACTACCTGAACGATCCGGAGCTGCAGGCCAGGATGAAGAAGATTCTCGTTCCTCCCCCCGCCACCAAGGCCGACGAGATCGTCGCCATGTGCGGCGGCATGTACTACGGCCAGGAGGCGCCGGGCATGCCCGCCTTCGTGTACGAGGGGATGCACTTCGAGAAGGGGCAGGCTCTCTACATCATCGAAGTCATGAAGATGTTCAATACCGTGCGAGCCACCTTCTCAGGCACCATCGACAAGATCATTATGCAGGGCGCCGACGGGAGCATCGTCCAGAAGGGGCAGCCCCTCTTCAAGGTCACGCCCGACGAGAAATTCGTCGAAGTGAACCCGGAAGAGGTGGAACAGCTCAAACGGGAGCGGACCGCGGCCTATCTCAAGGCCGTTCTCTAGCAGGCCCTGCCCGCATCCGCCGGCCCCGCCCGGAAAGGCGGGGTCGGTTTTTATGGGCCGGCCGAATTGCCTTGCCTGAACTAACACCAACATTCGGGAGGATACCGTGAGAAAAGGAAAACTTATCGTCATTGAGGGAATCAGCGGCTCGGGCCAGCAGGTCAAGGCGGCCATCGTGGGGCTGCACAAGGCGCTGACAGGAATGAAATACGACGTGGTCGAATGCGCCAACCCCGATTCCGGCCGGGCAAAGGAACTCGGGATCGACAATCTTCTCAACTGGCCCTTCGGCAGGACCCCCCGGGCCGACTTCATGTTCGAGGCCGCGGTCCGGACCGAGGTCTTCAAGAACATCGTCGAGCCGGCGCTCCAGGATGACAAGATCGTCCTGTGCAAGCAATCGAGCATCTCTTCCCTGGCAAACGCCTGGGTCAGCGGTTACACCAAGCATTTCGACGTGCTGCGCCATATCGAAAAGCTTTCCCGGGGATTTCTCTTCGAGGATGAGATCTATCCGGACCTGACCCTCTTCATCGACGTGCCGGCCCAGGAGGCCTTCGAGCGGATCGAGGATGTCCTGCAGATCCACCACGAAGGGGGCATCGAATACTATGAGAAGATGCGGGAGTTCTATCTCAAGGAGATTTCCCGCTGGCATGGCGCCAGCATCGCCGCTGGAGCCGACAGGTCGGAAGAGGAGATAAACGCCGACATCTGGGCCAAGGTTCAAACCATCCTCTAGCCGCACAACCCACCGACGCGCCCCTGCTGAACACCACGGCGGGGGCCGTTTTCATTTTCAGGACACGAATTATCCACCGGAAGGAGAACACCATGAGCATCAGCGACAAGAAACAGGCCTGGCAGGACACTGTCGTGGCCAAGAGCATCGCCAGATCCCCGGAGCGGAAGCCCGAATTCCGCACCACTTCCAATATCGAGATGGAGCGCTGCT contains the following coding sequences:
- a CDS encoding biotin carboxylase N-terminal domain-containing protein — translated: MTDLYMNNPLIHRDRRLGASDSEWVRSFACEDLKPLIVCRGPIRKEAMDVYEEMGITHYGILLSEKDSIVYANALAPELRQLTDSNRVHRVPDYTGASKEERVERIGQIIQIAKDNGYDAIFAGYGFMAEDEEFVAAIENAGLSFMGPNSRTQADAGKKDEAKRTALQVGVSVTPGINNVTARTLVKKHQTREALLALVPAQGLDVDAKVLKDTKLSLEELADAILYASYAKGIDLYSIEELSAQVQVEVANMFTEYPGSRIRLKAIGGGGGKGQRILGASLLNTKKPTEAQVREAAAEAPGLVREVLNEVKANGVGDNKNVLIELNIEQTRHNEIQLLGNGEWCISMGGRDCSLQMHEQKLLEISVTQEGLALAIDKAKAAGRKAEVKALESDLKVLKRMEEDAAKFGAAVGLDSASTFECIVDRDRYYFMEVNTRIQVEHRVSELCYSLKFTNPKDKNDFFIVESLVEAMALLVKHKKRLPKPERIARFAAGAEARLNATDASLSPHAGGMIRYWSDPIEGEIRDDQGICLVNPDTGMFMRYKVAGAYDSNIALLLTKGEDRLDSYLKLSEVLGKTILRGTDLATNLEFHYGLVNWFLGQNVMAKPTTRFVVPYLTLVGQLKEEANKLDTVFAFIQMKKAYARKVAAQFPDDPKIAKEMSAILDRKGTLVTRPMDRLLADPHLLSGWLSINRRNFTMENGKVIWHDNPFVILADTYEYLNMSYDPAAPAADVIWDHDNDLLQKGLRFYTTLAGHFKLGLHEFDALSAILVKEKPQGGFSDERWLEIQSAHMGFEAGLELLGMLFIIADTVKFWDFKVEDDLEVTIPDYLNDPELQARMKKILVPPPATKADEIVAMCGGMYYGQEAPGMPAFVYEGMHFEKGQALYIIEVMKMFNTVRATFSGTIDKIIMQGADGSIVQKGQPLFKVTPDEKFVEVNPEEVEQLKRERTAAYLKAVL
- a CDS encoding helix-turn-helix domain-containing protein, which gives rise to MSEYNIGAKIKKLRLAKKLTLQAVARETGFSPALISQIENNNVSPPIATLSKIAKFFDVKISLFFSEDEEEYRYEVVRRGERKVIPRVISRAGTSQGYSYESLSFRKQNKKMEPFLLTVTEKAAEENTYSHDGEEFLFVMKGTAELLLEDERIALEEGDCVYFDSSLRHRLLSRDGNEVQVLAVVTR
- a CDS encoding (Fe-S)-binding protein → MDPLKRVENELKKCVKCGACRAHCPAFATFGKEPAVARGKVALAQHLLKGDIELDDATYAAMSKCLLCGSCVEKCPNDVPTDEIVVVAREALSGQRGLTTFHAAVGRVIRNRSLMKFGAAAARILGPLFFRKVPETSGLRLRFPLPFLGGKRHIPSIAKKPFLDRHPEVIPGEPGKPRIVYFVGCMTNFCYPQVGEAALALFRHLGCTVIIPKNQQCCGLPGMSGGDLDTVRGLAEKNLAELERYEADYIMTACATCGGALHKFYPNLVGKRHPELAARLKAIAEKTVDAAQLLQKLGLNPEETGAGSDIRVTYHDPCHLRTRAITRQPRELLQGTPGVELAEMEGADKCCGLGGTFNVYHYESSLAINKMKSAAIINTGADAVVTGCPGCMMQLSDGLKQQRNRTRVLHTLEILARSIRP
- a CDS encoding acyl-CoA carboxylase subunit beta, translating into MSKNAIKPQLKNPFDPPEKVEFTIPGEISRTTGPYEEAIQEGYDLIQRPIKSVKIDQIEKQHFKKRMTVWERLKVLSDQAPNVLYQNWGKNLDGASLVTAIMNIGGRDVAVYGHDFTVRAGSIDATNGSKLAKLFNLAGEKGIPLIGMNDSAGAFVPAGVGGLDGYAEAFTALRKISGVVPSIMCMFGFNAGGGSYLPRQGSFVIQPNETFFGLTGPGVVKSVLGEDITPDELGGPKVHGRSGVADLTVSDELAALRTAVRLLSYIPDNNSVGAPFQKTSDPLDRKTWEINTLLKKAFNSPTGFNTPFDVSIIIQQICDHGDYFELQPERAKEAVTAFGRLGGQVVGFVANNSAVASGQIDCDSAVKIARFVRFCNIYNIPIIFMEDTTGFLPGREQESRGIVQAGRSMLDAIVDVRTPRILLILRNAFGGAYASYNNYPTGADLVLALPTTRLAVMGPAGKEFVYKDELRKIRGTVAEMVKKGTEERICAGTEAAAAKRDAEKEAAEWLKGQEATLNQRYEKELMNPKEGLALGSISSIVMPTDLRQVLGENIAFLMRHYKPSPMCGPQREFH
- a CDS encoding dTMP kinase, with translation MRKGKLIVIEGISGSGQQVKAAIVGLHKALTGMKYDVVECANPDSGRAKELGIDNLLNWPFGRTPRADFMFEAAVRTEVFKNIVEPALQDDKIVLCKQSSISSLANAWVSGYTKHFDVLRHIEKLSRGFLFEDEIYPDLTLFIDVPAQEAFERIEDVLQIHHEGGIEYYEKMREFYLKEISRWHGASIAAGADRSEEEINADIWAKVQTIL